The sequence below is a genomic window from Theobroma cacao cultivar B97-61/B2 chromosome 6, Criollo_cocoa_genome_V2, whole genome shotgun sequence.
TATGGAGGAAAATTATTTGATCTCCTCAGTGATAGGAAGTAAGTTGTTATAAGCTTTCTCCTTACCAGTCAGTGCTGTTAGTTTCTAACTTCATTGAAAACTGCTCCTTCTCTGCGCAGAAAACTTTGCATGCGAGAGGATGGTAAGCAGCAAGTTTGCATTGTGGGTCTACAAGAGTACAGAGTATCAGATGTAGAAACTATTAAGGAGCTTATTGAGAAAGGAAATGCCACAAGAAGTACCGGTACCACAGGTGCAAATGAGGAATCCTCCCGTTCTCATGCCATACTTCAGCTTGCTATTAAGAGATCTGTTGATGGCAATGAATCAAAGCCTTCCCGTGTTGTTGGCAAGCTCTCCTTTATTGATCTTGCTGGAAGTGAACGAGGTGCAGATACCACGGATAATGATAAGCAGACAAGGTACAATGCATTCTTTCAATTGCAAAATGGTATGACCATGGATGTAGAGCAGATTAGTTGCAGAGCTTGATATTTTGATGCATTACTGGAGGCAAGAGTTGAGAATAAAGAAGAAATGTTTTTAGCATCTGATATTAAAGTTAGATTGCAATGCATTGTAACTGCATATATGCAGCTAAATTTGTCTAACCGACCAAAAATATCGGAGACAATAAGTTATGCCAAATGGTCCAGAATTTCTTGATCACTTCCAAGTCATGTAGGTGTCTTAGCCGCCTAGGCCTCTTAATTAGTTTTAcgtaattatttattataaagtCAAACATTTCACAGCACGAGGGTGTTTAAGAAGTCTAAACACACCCAGAATTGATATTTTTGCAGATGAAATTTGGTTCCAATTCATGATGTTCACTTCTAGCATTCCAAATATTGTTCTTCAAGTGGGACAAACTTTAGATGtgtacttaattaatttttgtagaTGTGCTTGTTTAATTTAGGCATTTCTATTTGTTATGCAGAATGGAAGGTGCTGAGATCAACAAGAGCTTGTTAGCTTTGAAGGAGTGCATAAGAGCCCTTGACAATGATCAGGGTCACATTCCTTTCAGAGGCAGTAAACTTACAGAGGTTCTAAGGGACTCATTTATGGGCAATTCACGTACTGTTATGATATCTTGCATTTCACCAAGCTCTGGGTCATGTGAACACACTTTGAACACCTTAAGATATGCTGATAGGTGAATAagatatatttgatttaaaaaattgcTTCAGCATCTGTTTTAAAGTTATTCTGCTGTTGCTTTTGGTTGCTTTTTCCTTTCATGCATTTGACTTCCATGCAATGTAAAACTACATCCAGGGTGAAGAGCCTTTCAAAAGGGGGAAATCCTAAGAAGGATGTATTATCTTCAACCTTAAACCTGAAAGAATCAACTGCTCTGCCCTTATCTTCGGTTTTACCAACTGCATCGACCTTTGAGGATGATATTAATGATACATGGCCTGACCAAAATGAAAGAGATGATTTTGATGCATCAGAAGATTCCTATGAGCCGGAGAAAGCGATGTGGAAGAAAAATGTGAAGCCAGATCAATACAGTTTCTCTACTTTGGAGGACAAGTTGTGGAAGCCTAACGGTCAGACCAAATGGAAGGAACCACTCAGAACTGATTTTAAGCATTCAAAATCAGATGATGATTTGAATGCCCTCCTGCAGGTAATTTTGCAAGATAATGATTATTGTTAGAGACATGAAAAGCaattcatttatattttaaaagctttTGCATTGCTTTTACCCAGGAAGAGGAAGATCTTGTAAATGCTCATAGAAAACAAGTGGAGGAGACTATGAATATTGTCAAAGAGGTAAACAATTAGATCGGTtcatttttaagttgtttttcaCCCTGCTGGAATCTGAGTTCTGAAGGCATTGTTTTCCTCATTGGTTTGCTATTACGTAATTCATAAAGCAGTACTTATCTTTCTTATTATGTTGTTTGAGCTGCTGCTTGCATGATTTGGAGGCCTATATGTTGATGGGGTTGTACATCTGTTGAAGTTTTATTAAATGTGCATTTAAAATTTGCAGGAGATGAACCTGCTGGTTGAAGCAGACAAACCTGGAAACCAGCTGGACGATTATATATCTAGATTGAATGCTATTCTTTCTCAGAAGGCTGCTGGCATTATGCAGTTACAAACTCGTTTGGCTCATTTTCAGAAGCGCTTAAAGGAGCATAATGTTTTAGTATCTTCTTCTGGCTATTAATCACTTATCGCGGTGCAGAAAGAAGTCAAAACTATTAATTTGGCTTCTCCCAGAAATACATTGCAAGATTGGCCTAAGCATGGGTTTGGTGAGGCCtttctttttgtgatttttaaGGAAGTatatttgaaacttggttTCGCAGCAGTTTGCCGGATGATCCACCGGTTATCCTGTAACCGCCATTGATGCAGGGTGATTAAAACCCTGCCCTCTTTCTTTTCCATAAtgctattctttttttttattattattattattattattttcttgttcttcaaCAAGAAATAGCCAATAGGCGAAAGGAAGTAATGGATTTACATGCTTTTTGGCATGCTATTGTAAAGTTCTGCAGTGATATTGTTATTTGAttcattattcaaatatgtgTCAGACAATTTAGTCcatgtttttgtttcatttatatttctttGTCATACTGTTCCTCCTGAATGAATGATAACTATTATGA
It includes:
- the LOC18595927 gene encoding kinesin-13A isoform X2 produces the protein MYRNVQRGFNTGNDFFTEPTTPPVSSRPSSQRKNGGDSPSEFSPGLLDLHSFDTELLPEMPVPNLYDGPSLYNPVRGRSFDDSEPYISDNKQASRARGVPENSLLKSFASDKEKANSVAKIKVVVRKRPLNKKELAKNEEDIIETLSNSLVVHETKLKVDLTEYMEKHEFVFDAVLNEEVSNDEVYRETVEPIVPIIFQRTKATCFAYGQTGSGKTYTMKPLPLKASRDILRLMHHTYRNQGFQLFVSFFEIYGGKLFDLLSDRKKLCMREDGKQQVCIVGLQEYRVSDVETIKELIEKGNATRSTGTTGANEESSRSHAILQLAIKRSVDGNESKPSRVVGKLSFIDLAGSERGADTTDNDKQTRMEGAEINKSLLALKECIRALDNDQGHIPFRGSKLTEVLRDSFMGNSRTVMISCISPSSGSCEHTLNTLRYADRVKSLSKGGNPKKDVLSSTLNLKESTALPLSSVLPTASTFEDDINDTWPDQNERDDFDASEDSYEPEKAMWKKNVKPDQYSFSTLEDKLWKPNGQTKWKEPLRTDFKHSKSDDDLNALLQEEEDLVNAHRKQVEETMNIVKEEMNLLVEADKPGNQLDDYISRLNAILSQKAAGIMQLQTRLAHFQKRLKEHNVLVSSSGY
- the LOC18595927 gene encoding kinesin-13A isoform X1, which codes for MNGMGRQGQRSGSTGVQVHHQRQYSDNFLETTSNGRWLQSAGLQHLHSSNNSIPPLQDYAFYGGGVGGGGGQGSRMYRNVQRGFNTGNDFFTEPTTPPVSSRPSSQRKNGGDSPSEFSPGLLDLHSFDTELLPEMPVPNLYDGPSLYNPVRGRSFDDSEPYISDNKQASRARGVPENSLLKSFASDKEKANSVAKIKVVVRKRPLNKKELAKNEEDIIETLSNSLVVHETKLKVDLTEYMEKHEFVFDAVLNEEVSNDEVYRETVEPIVPIIFQRTKATCFAYGQTGSGKTYTMKPLPLKASRDILRLMHHTYRNQGFQLFVSFFEIYGGKLFDLLSDRKKLCMREDGKQQVCIVGLQEYRVSDVETIKELIEKGNATRSTGTTGANEESSRSHAILQLAIKRSVDGNESKPSRVVGKLSFIDLAGSERGADTTDNDKQTRMEGAEINKSLLALKECIRALDNDQGHIPFRGSKLTEVLRDSFMGNSRTVMISCISPSSGSCEHTLNTLRYADRVKSLSKGGNPKKDVLSSTLNLKESTALPLSSVLPTASTFEDDINDTWPDQNERDDFDASEDSYEPEKAMWKKNVKPDQYSFSTLEDKLWKPNGQTKWKEPLRTDFKHSKSDDDLNALLQEEEDLVNAHRKQVEETMNIVKEEMNLLVEADKPGNQLDDYISRLNAILSQKAAGIMQLQTRLAHFQKRLKEHNVLVSSSGY